Proteins encoded by one window of Candidatus Sericytochromatia bacterium:
- a CDS encoding cupin domain-containing protein, translated as MRCHVALVEAGLANPLYRQEVYTTAHSQLMLMTLQPGEEIGLEKHRGDQLLVCLAGQGAFVVEPGTSEQPDLQAAQSACDAPPESSDLASDLSESPRSQNDVLVSSEQGHLVAGQAVMVPAGCPHNIINTGNTPLKLYTVYSPPQHAAGTVHRTKADATAAEASEATQASERAKAASRWRSEASHMPADVPLGSLFGR; from the coding sequence ATGCGCTGTCACGTGGCACTGGTCGAGGCCGGTCTGGCCAACCCCCTCTACCGGCAGGAGGTCTACACCACCGCCCACTCGCAATTGATGCTGATGACCCTGCAACCGGGGGAAGAAATTGGCCTGGAAAAACACCGCGGCGACCAGTTGCTGGTCTGCCTGGCGGGACAAGGCGCCTTCGTGGTCGAACCTGGGACGAGCGAACAGCCTGACCTCCAGGCAGCGCAAAGCGCGTGCGATGCTCCCCCGGAGTCGAGCGACCTCGCCAGCGACCTGTCGGAATCACCCAGAAGCCAAAACGATGTCCTGGTCTCATCGGAGCAGGGCCATCTGGTGGCCGGGCAGGCGGTGATGGTCCCGGCAGGCTGCCCTCACAACATCATCAACACCGGGAACACCCCCCTGAAGCTTTACACGGTCTATTCACCGCCTCAGCACGCCGCCGGCACCGTGCATCGAACCAAGGCCGACGCCACGGCCGCCGAAGCGTCGGAAGCCACGCAGGCAAGCGAGCGGGCGAAAGCAGCCTCCCGTTGGCGCTCCGAGGCCTCCCACATGCCCGCTGACGTGCCCCTCGGCAGCCTGTTCGGGCGCTGA
- a CDS encoding alkene reductase, with amino-acid sequence MSNLFSPLRVGDLLLPNRVIMAPLTRCRAGEGRVPTALMREYYVQRASAGLILSEATAIAPMGVGYPDTPGIWSEAQVEGWKAVTAAVHAAGGRIMLQLWHVGRVSHPFYLDGAQPVAPSAIALEGRVKLMRPPQPYPLPRALERTEIPGIVEAYRQGARNAQRAGFDGVELHAANGYLLDQFLQDTSNQRTDDYGGSLENRARLLLEATDAAIGVWGPGRVGVHLAPRGDSHGMGDSDRATTFAYVARELGRRGIAFLCAREHQGADSLGPALKRAFGGVYIANEGFEAATAEAAIATGDADAVAFGRLFIANPDLPARLRDGAPLNDPDPSTFYTPGPAGYTDYPALSLH; translated from the coding sequence GTGTCCAATCTGTTCAGTCCCCTCCGGGTAGGCGACTTGCTGCTGCCCAACCGCGTGATCATGGCCCCGCTGACCCGCTGCCGGGCCGGCGAAGGCCGCGTGCCGACGGCGCTGATGCGGGAGTATTACGTGCAGCGGGCCTCGGCCGGCCTGATCCTGTCGGAGGCCACGGCGATCGCCCCGATGGGCGTAGGCTATCCCGACACGCCTGGCATCTGGTCGGAGGCTCAGGTTGAGGGTTGGAAGGCCGTCACGGCGGCCGTGCACGCCGCTGGCGGACGCATCATGCTGCAACTCTGGCACGTGGGGCGCGTGTCGCACCCGTTTTACCTGGATGGGGCCCAGCCAGTGGCCCCCAGCGCGATCGCCCTGGAGGGGCGCGTGAAGCTGATGCGCCCGCCGCAGCCCTATCCCTTGCCGCGAGCCCTGGAGCGCACCGAAATTCCGGGCATCGTCGAGGCCTACCGTCAGGGCGCCCGCAACGCGCAGCGGGCCGGATTCGACGGGGTGGAACTGCACGCGGCCAACGGCTACCTGCTCGACCAGTTCCTGCAAGACACCAGCAACCAGCGCACGGACGACTACGGCGGCAGCCTCGAAAATCGCGCCCGGCTCTTGCTGGAAGCCACCGACGCGGCGATCGGGGTCTGGGGGCCCGGGCGGGTCGGGGTACATCTGGCTCCGCGCGGCGACAGCCACGGCATGGGCGACTCGGACCGGGCGACCACCTTCGCGTACGTGGCCCGGGAACTGGGACGTCGCGGCATCGCCTTCCTGTGCGCCCGCGAGCATCAGGGCGCGGACAGCCTCGGCCCCGCCCTCAAGCGCGCCTTCGGCGGTGTGTACATCGCCAATGAAGGCTTCGAGGCGGCGACGGCCGAGGCGGCGATCGCCACCGGGGACGCGGATGCGGTGGCCTTCGGACGCCTGTTCATCGCCAATCCCGACCTGCCCGCACGCCTGCGCGACGGCGCCCCGCTGAATGACCCCGATCCCTCAACCTTCTACACGCCCGGCCCCGCCGGCTACACGGATTACCCCGCGCTGAGCCTGCACTGA